A genomic region of Clavibacter michiganensis subsp. insidiosus contains the following coding sequences:
- a CDS encoding IS481-like element IS1122 family transposase: MSHANARLTVHGRVLLVRRVVEDRRPVSHVARELGVSRQCAHRWVNRFRSEGFEGLSDRSSRPRRVPTRTSPERERAVVEARTRLRSGPARLAPVTGVPARTISRILRRHGAPPLAWLDPVTGAVIRASRSTANRYEHEHPGDLIHVDVKKLGRIPDGGGWRAHGRSEQVRGRGIGFDYVHAVVDDHTRLAYAEIHPDEKGVTAAGFLTRAAAYFAEHGITRIERVLTDNAFAYRHSAAFQNAVTQLGARQKFIRPHCPWQNGKVERFNRTLATEWAYRQPFTSNQARTDALDPWIQHYNTERIHSSHGLTPAARVSPTS, from the coding sequence ATGTCCCACGCTAATGCTCGTCTGACGGTTCACGGGAGGGTTCTCCTCGTGCGGCGGGTGGTCGAGGATCGTCGGCCGGTCTCGCATGTCGCGCGCGAACTCGGTGTGTCGCGTCAGTGCGCGCATCGGTGGGTGAATCGGTTCCGGTCCGAGGGCTTCGAAGGCTTGTCGGACCGGTCCTCGAGGCCGAGACGGGTGCCGACGAGGACGAGCCCGGAACGAGAACGAGCCGTCGTGGAAGCGAGGACCCGATTGCGATCAGGTCCTGCCCGGTTGGCGCCGGTGACCGGTGTTCCAGCCCGCACGATCTCCCGCATCCTGCGGCGGCACGGGGCACCGCCGTTGGCATGGTTGGACCCCGTCACCGGGGCCGTGATCCGGGCATCCCGGTCGACGGCAAACCGGTACGAGCATGAGCATCCCGGCGACCTGATCCACGTCGACGTGAAGAAGCTCGGCCGGATCCCGGACGGCGGCGGCTGGCGGGCGCATGGCCGCAGCGAACAGGTTCGTGGTCGTGGGATCGGGTTCGATTACGTCCACGCCGTGGTCGATGACCACACCCGCCTCGCCTACGCGGAGATCCACCCGGACGAGAAGGGCGTGACCGCGGCAGGGTTCCTGACCCGGGCCGCGGCGTACTTCGCCGAGCACGGCATCACCCGCATCGAACGGGTCCTGACGGACAACGCGTTCGCCTACCGGCACTCGGCCGCGTTCCAGAACGCGGTCACGCAGCTCGGTGCGAGGCAGAAGTTCATCCGCCCGCACTGCCCCTGGCAGAACGGCAAGGTCGAACGCTTCAACCGCACCCTCGCGACCGAGTGGGCCTACCGGCAACCCTTCACCAGCAACCAAGCCAGAACCGACGCCCTTGATCCGTGGATCCAGCACTACAACACTGAACGAATCCACTCGAGCCACGGGCTGACGCCCGCGGCCCGAGTGTCACCAACGTCATGA
- a CDS encoding sensor histidine kinase has translation MTAPTPAALVAVRPRGVLGERIRAGLARVGIRTDAGRDAAAAAAWAVLTVLLLGVLAALVWADGTSRSMSPAQGALIGILAVVQCAPLALRRRHPRSTLLAVSLLQGALVAVIPPHFGFWAAAPVVAAYTVGARLAPASAVRVVAAAIGIEAVGAYLAATGQVRALLVPTAVHAGLSVDTVIAAVSILVSGLLIAAASAAVGSWVALRRRHDRDVLARAAESLEHQAALSRAAVAAERTRMARELHDVAAHHLTALVVQAGAAERLVDLDPERAKDSLRGIRRQGRETLDALRSIVGILRQGSDGEAGDAAGTAPVPGLADLPGLVAAARTSGTEVEERATGAAPALAPLADVTAYRTVQESLANARRHAPGSAVTLTTEAGPARIALTIENAVPAAAPATAPGYGLVGMRERAALVGGRLEAGPTGSGTWRVRLELPVEPVPAAGADA, from the coding sequence GTGACCGCCCCGACGCCCGCCGCCCTCGTCGCCGTCCGCCCGCGGGGCGTGCTCGGGGAGCGGATCCGCGCCGGCCTCGCCCGCGTCGGGATCCGCACGGACGCGGGCCGGGACGCCGCCGCCGCCGCGGCCTGGGCGGTCCTCACGGTGCTGCTCCTCGGCGTGCTCGCCGCGCTCGTCTGGGCGGACGGCACCTCGCGCAGCATGTCGCCGGCGCAGGGCGCGCTCATCGGGATCCTCGCGGTCGTCCAGTGCGCGCCCCTCGCCCTCCGCCGCCGCCACCCGCGGTCGACGCTGCTGGCGGTGTCGCTCCTCCAGGGCGCGCTCGTCGCGGTGATCCCGCCGCACTTCGGGTTCTGGGCCGCCGCCCCCGTCGTCGCGGCCTACACGGTCGGGGCGCGGCTCGCACCGGCCTCCGCGGTGCGCGTCGTGGCGGCGGCCATCGGCATCGAGGCCGTCGGCGCCTACCTGGCCGCCACCGGCCAGGTCCGGGCGCTGCTCGTGCCCACGGCCGTGCACGCGGGGCTCAGCGTCGACACGGTGATCGCGGCCGTCTCGATCCTCGTCAGCGGCCTGCTCATCGCCGCGGCCAGCGCCGCCGTCGGCTCCTGGGTCGCGCTCCGCCGGCGCCACGACCGCGACGTGCTGGCGCGCGCCGCCGAGAGCCTCGAGCACCAGGCCGCCCTCAGCCGGGCCGCGGTCGCCGCCGAGCGCACACGGATGGCCCGCGAGCTGCACGACGTGGCGGCGCACCACCTCACGGCGCTCGTCGTGCAGGCCGGCGCCGCCGAGCGCCTGGTCGACCTCGACCCGGAGCGCGCCAAGGACTCCCTCCGCGGGATCCGCCGTCAGGGCCGCGAGACCCTCGACGCGCTGCGCTCCATCGTCGGGATCCTCCGGCAGGGCTCCGACGGCGAGGCCGGCGACGCGGCGGGCACCGCCCCCGTGCCCGGCCTCGCCGACCTGCCGGGCCTCGTGGCGGCGGCCCGCACGTCGGGCACCGAGGTCGAGGAGCGCGCGACGGGCGCCGCGCCCGCGCTCGCGCCGCTCGCCGACGTCACCGCGTACCGCACCGTGCAGGAGTCGCTCGCCAACGCCCGGCGGCACGCGCCCGGATCCGCCGTCACCCTCACCACGGAGGCCGGCCCCGCGCGCATCGCCCTCACCATCGAGAACGCGGTGCCCGCGGCCGCCCCGGCGACGGCGCCCGGCTACGGCCTCGTCGGCATGCGCGAGCGGGCCGCGCTCGTCGGCGGCCGCCTGGAGGCGGGCCCCACCGGATCCGGCACCTGGCGCGTGCGCCTCGAGCTGCCGGTGGAGCCCGTGCCGGCGGCGGGGGCCGACGCGTGA
- a CDS encoding response regulator transcription factor — MVEDDAAIRAAVVSTLTAERFVVRGLASGVGLEEEVTGFLPDLVVLDWMLPGPSGIQLAERIRRWSDASVIMLTARDAVEDRLRGFGQGVDDHIVKPFALAELVARVGAVLRRRGRLASVVEIGDLLVDPDSGLARRGGEQLELTSIEFQLLAYLAAHRGRTLSKTQLLTQVWGYDQADPNLVEVHISALRKKMEARGPRLLHTVRGLGYRVEA; from the coding sequence GTGGTCGAGGACGACGCCGCCATCCGCGCCGCCGTCGTCTCCACCCTCACCGCCGAGCGCTTCGTCGTCCGCGGCCTCGCATCCGGCGTCGGGCTCGAGGAGGAGGTCACGGGGTTCCTGCCCGACCTCGTGGTGCTCGACTGGATGCTGCCCGGCCCGAGCGGGATCCAGCTGGCCGAGCGGATCCGCCGCTGGAGCGACGCGAGCGTCATCATGCTCACCGCGCGCGACGCCGTCGAGGACCGCCTGCGCGGCTTCGGCCAGGGCGTCGACGACCACATCGTCAAGCCGTTCGCGCTCGCCGAGCTCGTGGCCCGCGTCGGCGCGGTGCTCCGGCGGCGCGGGCGGCTCGCGTCCGTCGTCGAGATCGGCGACCTGCTCGTGGATCCCGACTCCGGCCTCGCGAGGCGCGGTGGCGAGCAGCTCGAGCTGACCTCGATCGAGTTCCAGCTCCTCGCGTACCTCGCCGCGCACCGCGGCCGCACGCTCTCGAAGACGCAGCTGCTCACGCAGGTGTGGGGCTACGACCAGGCCGACCCGAACCTCGTCGAGGTCCACATCAGCGCGCTGCGCAAGAAGATGGAGGCGCGGGGGCCGCGGCTCCTGCACACCGTCCGCGGGCTCGGCTACCGGGTGGAGGCGTGA
- a CDS encoding chorismate mutase, translating to MPENTGPAGAPLDDDARAALEELGEIRGSIDNIDAALVHLLAERFKFTQSVGRLKAAHGLPAADPERERRQILRLRALAEESRLDPAFAEKFLNFIVAEVIHHHTRIAEDQGAATSAVAPEDGGPAA from the coding sequence ATGCCTGAGAACACCGGCCCCGCTGGGGCGCCCCTCGACGACGACGCCCGTGCCGCCCTCGAGGAGCTGGGGGAGATCCGCGGGAGCATCGACAACATCGACGCCGCCCTCGTCCACCTGCTCGCCGAGCGCTTCAAGTTCACGCAGTCGGTCGGCCGGCTCAAGGCCGCGCACGGGCTGCCCGCCGCGGATCCCGAGCGCGAGCGCCGCCAGATCCTCCGCCTCCGCGCCCTCGCCGAGGAGTCCCGGCTCGACCCGGCCTTCGCGGAGAAGTTCCTGAACTTCATCGTCGCGGAGGTCATCCACCACCACACGCGCATCGCCGAGGACCAGGGTGCCGCCACCTCCGCGGTCGCGCCCGAGGACGGCGGCCCGGCGGCCTGA
- a CDS encoding alpha/beta fold hydrolase gives MSTDARAPRTLSDHRPEDAEDLTIEVPAARLSAVRVPARTGDPATAPVALLVPGFTGSKEDFFPLLGPLADRGFTVVAFSQRGQWGSTGPGQAEPPVDASGYELETLGQDVHHVVDALAGRGGSGGRHVATDAAPTAPLGPVHLLGHSFGGVVGLQAVIRDPGRFASYTHWNSGPRSRGERSEQIAAVRASGSAGLWPLWFLPEQLDGDDPEVEWFRTRLVGTASAQLLGALEIMQEQTDRVDELRATGVPVLVSHGYADDAWPQYWQRDMAERAGARYEVVADAGHSAQVDQPEASADLLAGFWRSAAPAA, from the coding sequence ATGAGCACCGACGCCCGCGCCCCGCGCACCCTGTCCGACCACCGGCCCGAGGACGCGGAGGACCTGACGATCGAGGTGCCGGCGGCGCGGTTGTCGGCCGTGCGCGTGCCCGCCCGCACCGGGGATCCGGCCACCGCGCCCGTCGCGCTGCTCGTGCCCGGCTTCACGGGATCCAAGGAGGACTTCTTCCCGCTCCTCGGCCCGCTCGCCGACCGCGGCTTCACGGTCGTGGCGTTTTCGCAGCGCGGCCAGTGGGGATCCACCGGCCCCGGCCAGGCCGAGCCGCCCGTCGACGCGTCGGGCTACGAGCTCGAGACCCTCGGCCAGGACGTGCACCACGTGGTCGACGCGCTCGCAGGTCGCGGCGGATCCGGCGGCCGTCACGTCGCGACCGACGCCGCGCCCACCGCGCCCCTGGGCCCCGTGCACCTCCTCGGCCACAGCTTCGGCGGCGTCGTCGGCCTCCAGGCCGTGATCCGCGACCCCGGCCGCTTCGCCAGCTACACGCACTGGAACTCGGGCCCCCGCAGCCGCGGCGAGCGCTCCGAGCAGATCGCCGCGGTCCGCGCGTCGGGCAGCGCCGGGCTCTGGCCGCTGTGGTTCCTGCCCGAGCAGCTCGACGGCGACGATCCCGAGGTCGAGTGGTTCCGCACGCGCCTCGTCGGCACGGCGTCGGCGCAGCTGCTCGGCGCGCTCGAGATCATGCAGGAGCAGACCGACCGCGTCGACGAGCTGCGCGCCACCGGCGTCCCCGTGCTCGTCTCGCACGGCTACGCCGACGACGCCTGGCCGCAGTACTGGCAGCGCGACATGGCCGAGCGCGCGGGCGCCCGCTACGAGGTCGTCGCGGACGCCGGCCACTCCGCCCAGGTCGACCAGCCGGAGGCGAGCGCGGATCTGCTCGCGGGGTTCTGGCGGAGCGCGGCGCCGGCCGCCTGA
- a CDS encoding VOC family protein, with translation MADVRGSLHHVELQVRDLDRALASWGWILGELGYAEEASWADGRSLRLGDAYLVIARAPRDAPHDRRGAGLSHLAFHAGSAAEVDRLWAAAPDHGWAHLYADRHPFAGGPDHRAAFLEDGERIKIELVADA, from the coding sequence ATGGCGGATGTCCGCGGATCGCTCCACCACGTGGAGCTGCAGGTGCGCGACCTCGACCGGGCGCTGGCCTCCTGGGGCTGGATCCTCGGGGAGCTCGGCTACGCGGAGGAGGCCAGCTGGGCCGACGGCCGGAGCCTCCGCCTCGGCGACGCGTACCTCGTGATCGCCCGGGCTCCGCGGGACGCCCCGCACGACCGGCGCGGCGCGGGCCTCAGCCACCTCGCGTTCCACGCGGGGTCCGCCGCCGAGGTCGACCGCCTCTGGGCTGCAGCGCCCGACCACGGCTGGGCGCACCTCTACGCCGACCGGCACCCGTTCGCGGGCGGGCCCGACCACCGGGCCGCGTTCCTGGAGGACGGTGAGCGGATCAAGATCGAGCTCGTGGCGGACGCCTGA
- a CDS encoding GNAT family N-acetyltransferase, protein MTATVPAPASLIGTHVRLDPLTPDHIPALRAAIAHQAVFAGGFGGGPAGLPSDPDAFDAWARGYFRWDDLPTAVILVGGPHDGQLVGTTSLTELDVRRERAHLGWTAYDPRVWGTVVNAEAKRLLLGLAFDSGFGRVKLQADARNAHSRAAILKLGATFEGVCRRDQRRADGSWRDAAIHSILADEWPAVRAGLDARIAAHEGRPVLFRTPAI, encoded by the coding sequence GTGACCGCCACCGTCCCCGCGCCCGCGTCCCTGATCGGCACCCACGTGCGGCTCGACCCGCTGACCCCCGACCACATCCCCGCGCTGCGCGCCGCGATCGCGCACCAGGCCGTCTTCGCGGGCGGCTTCGGCGGCGGCCCGGCCGGGCTCCCCTCCGACCCGGACGCGTTCGACGCCTGGGCCCGCGGCTACTTCCGCTGGGACGACCTGCCGACCGCCGTGATCCTCGTCGGCGGCCCCCACGACGGCCAGCTCGTCGGCACCACGAGCCTCACCGAGCTCGACGTGCGCCGCGAGCGCGCGCACCTCGGCTGGACCGCGTACGACCCGCGCGTCTGGGGCACGGTCGTCAACGCGGAGGCCAAGCGCCTCCTGCTCGGCCTCGCGTTCGACTCCGGCTTCGGCCGCGTGAAGCTCCAGGCCGACGCCCGCAACGCGCACTCGCGCGCCGCGATCCTCAAGCTCGGCGCCACCTTCGAGGGCGTGTGCCGACGGGATCAGCGGCGGGCCGACGGCAGCTGGCGCGACGCCGCGATCCACTCGATCCTCGCCGACGAGTGGCCCGCCGTCCGCGCCGGCCTCGACGCGCGCATCGCCGCGCACGAGGGGCGACCGGTCCTGTTCCGCACGCCCGCGATCTGA
- a CDS encoding endonuclease/exonuclease/phosphatase family protein, with the protein MTPAIGPTTGDDIHLISLNVRMPWHGTREGEADHWPERQEVLTRFLQQERPTVLGVQEALWPQIQAIEKALPPSYRMVGQGREGGSHGEHGAIFYQASRLTLLEHDVMWLSDTPDVIGSMTWGNPMPRILTWARFQDEATGHPLVVLDTHLDHDVAEARDRAAKAIAELVRTRFAGLPLVLMGDFNAPVDSFPYDALTRRAGLRDSWLDTARQATPAFGTFPDYRPPVVDGPRIDWILVSDRVDVRAAAVNDFAWRGRMMSDHLPVQALVRLS; encoded by the coding sequence ATGACCCCCGCGATCGGCCCGACGACCGGCGACGACATCCACCTCATCTCGCTCAACGTGCGCATGCCCTGGCACGGCACCCGCGAGGGCGAGGCCGACCACTGGCCCGAGCGCCAGGAGGTGCTCACGCGCTTCCTGCAGCAGGAGCGGCCCACGGTGCTCGGCGTGCAGGAGGCGCTGTGGCCGCAGATCCAGGCCATCGAGAAGGCGCTCCCGCCGTCGTACCGCATGGTCGGGCAGGGCCGCGAGGGCGGCAGCCACGGCGAGCACGGCGCGATCTTCTACCAGGCTTCCCGCCTCACCCTCCTCGAGCACGACGTGATGTGGCTCTCGGACACCCCGGACGTGATCGGCAGCATGACGTGGGGCAACCCCATGCCGCGGATCCTCACCTGGGCCCGCTTCCAGGACGAGGCCACCGGCCACCCGCTCGTGGTGCTCGACACGCACCTCGACCACGACGTCGCCGAGGCGCGCGACCGTGCCGCGAAGGCCATCGCCGAGCTCGTGCGCACGCGCTTCGCGGGGCTGCCGCTCGTGCTCATGGGCGACTTCAACGCGCCCGTCGACTCGTTCCCCTACGACGCGCTCACCCGCCGGGCCGGCCTCCGCGACTCCTGGCTCGACACCGCGCGCCAGGCGACGCCCGCCTTCGGCACCTTCCCCGACTACCGGCCGCCGGTGGTCGACGGGCCGCGCATCGACTGGATCCTCGTGAGCGACCGCGTGGACGTCCGCGCCGCCGCGGTCAACGACTTCGCCTGGCGCGGGCGCATGATGAGCGACCACCTGCCGGTGCAGGCGCTCGTGCGGCTGAGCTGA
- a CDS encoding organic hydroperoxide resistance protein, which produces MEPIYTAIAHASGGGRDGHVRSEDDRIDFDTRPPKEMGGSGEGTNPEQLFAAGYSACFLGATHLVGKNADVDTKDAGVSASVSIGDNGQGGFGLAVELDVYLPNVAPERRQEIADAAHQVCPYSNATRGNIDVKVTIVD; this is translated from the coding sequence ATGGAACCCATCTACACCGCTATCGCGCACGCCTCCGGCGGAGGACGCGACGGACACGTCCGCAGCGAGGACGACCGCATCGACTTCGACACCCGTCCCCCCAAGGAGATGGGCGGCTCGGGCGAGGGCACGAACCCCGAGCAGCTCTTCGCCGCCGGGTACAGCGCCTGCTTCCTCGGCGCCACCCACCTCGTCGGCAAGAACGCCGACGTCGACACGAAGGACGCGGGCGTCTCCGCCAGCGTCTCGATCGGCGACAACGGCCAGGGCGGCTTCGGCCTCGCGGTCGAGCTCGACGTCTACCTCCCGAACGTGGCGCCCGAGCGCCGCCAGGAGATCGCCGACGCGGCCCACCAGGTCTGCCCGTACTCCAACGCCACGCGCGGCAACATCGACGTGAAGGTCACCATCGTCGACTGA
- a CDS encoding ATP-grasp domain-containing protein, translating to MTTAPKVFAIHENPEWFGPFAAALDARGVPYEEWLLTDGVLEIDEAPPEGIFWSRISASAHTRDHALSKDYTRALMSWLEAHGRRTVNGRRTIELEVSKVDQLTALRAAGIEVPRTRAVIGSHRIVEAAQGLPTPFITKHNQGGKGLGVRRFDSVEELAAYGEGPDFEEPQDGITLLQEFLEAATPRVTRVEIVGGRFVYAIQADTARGGYQLCPADACAIDPTTGALVMPPGATIAQEPGDTIFSLREDITAEHPLVQSYVAFLAGLGIEVAGIEFIETADGRLVTYDVNTNTNYNAGVEAVAPASGPGAVAELLERVLRETYPEG from the coding sequence ATGACCACCGCACCGAAGGTATTCGCCATCCACGAGAACCCCGAGTGGTTCGGCCCGTTCGCCGCCGCGCTCGACGCGCGCGGCGTGCCGTACGAGGAGTGGCTCCTCACCGACGGCGTGCTCGAGATCGACGAGGCGCCGCCCGAGGGGATCTTCTGGTCGAGGATCAGCGCCTCGGCGCACACGCGCGACCACGCGCTCTCCAAGGACTACACGCGCGCCCTCATGAGCTGGCTGGAGGCGCACGGGCGCCGCACGGTCAACGGGCGCCGCACGATCGAGCTCGAGGTGAGCAAGGTCGACCAGCTCACCGCGCTGCGGGCCGCGGGCATCGAGGTGCCGCGGACGCGCGCCGTGATCGGCAGCCACCGCATCGTCGAGGCGGCGCAGGGCCTCCCGACCCCGTTCATCACGAAGCACAACCAGGGCGGCAAGGGCCTCGGCGTCCGCAGGTTCGACAGCGTCGAGGAGCTGGCCGCCTATGGGGAGGGGCCGGACTTCGAGGAGCCGCAGGACGGGATCACGCTGCTGCAGGAGTTCCTGGAGGCCGCGACGCCGCGGGTCACGCGCGTCGAGATCGTGGGCGGCCGCTTCGTGTACGCGATCCAGGCCGACACGGCGCGCGGCGGGTACCAGCTGTGCCCGGCGGACGCGTGCGCGATCGACCCGACGACGGGCGCGCTCGTGATGCCGCCCGGCGCGACCATCGCCCAGGAGCCGGGCGACACGATCTTCTCGCTGCGGGAGGACATCACCGCGGAGCACCCGCTCGTCCAGAGCTACGTCGCGTTCCTCGCCGGGCTCGGGATCGAGGTGGCCGGGATCGAGTTCATCGAGACCGCGGACGGTCGGCTCGTGACCTACGACGTGAACACGAACACGAACTACAACGCCGGCGTCGAGGCGGTCGCGCCGGCGTCGGGGCCGGGCGCGGTGGCGGAGCTGCTGGAGCGCGTGCTGCGGGAGACCTACCCGGAGGGCTGA
- a CDS encoding response regulator: MIRVVLVDDQSIVRAGFRVVLETAGGIEVVGEAAGGREAVELVRRLGPDVVVMDVRMPGGDGIEATRAITGADADAPGRGRGGDRPGPAVLVATTFDLDEYVFGALEAGARGFVLKDAEPEEFIQAVRALAEGRAALDGVTTRRVMAEFTRRRAASAVHPGAEVLTPREQDIVRLLGDGLSNDEIGGRLVIETSTVKSHLTRIMTKLGTRDRLQTVVWGYRSGLLP; encoded by the coding sequence GTGATCCGCGTGGTGCTGGTCGACGACCAGTCCATCGTCCGCGCGGGCTTCCGCGTCGTGCTGGAGACGGCCGGCGGGATCGAGGTGGTCGGCGAGGCCGCGGGCGGCCGCGAGGCCGTCGAGCTCGTGCGCCGCCTCGGCCCCGACGTCGTGGTGATGGACGTGCGCATGCCCGGCGGCGACGGCATCGAGGCGACCCGCGCGATCACCGGCGCGGACGCCGACGCCCCGGGCCGCGGGCGCGGCGGCGACCGGCCGGGACCGGCCGTCCTCGTCGCCACCACCTTCGACCTCGACGAGTACGTCTTCGGCGCGCTCGAGGCGGGCGCGCGCGGCTTCGTGCTCAAGGACGCGGAGCCCGAGGAGTTCATCCAGGCGGTCCGGGCGCTCGCCGAGGGCCGCGCCGCCCTCGACGGCGTCACCACGCGCCGCGTCATGGCCGAGTTCACCCGCCGCCGCGCCGCGTCCGCTGTGCACCCCGGCGCCGAGGTCCTCACGCCGCGCGAGCAGGACATCGTGCGGCTCCTCGGCGACGGCCTCTCCAACGACGAGATCGGCGGCCGGCTCGTGATCGAGACGAGCACCGTCAAGTCGCACCTGACGCGGATCATGACCAAGCTCGGCACGCGCGACCGCCTGCAGACCGTCGTGTGGGGCTACCGCTCGGGCCTGCTGCCCTGA
- a CDS encoding serine hydrolase domain-containing protein, with amino-acid sequence MDTTPRSTPAAPIRGRRPRRLAATVGALALAVALPLAAGAATTATPADPPPPAPPQHQQGGHDLTKDDLDAWLDGVVGSALPTTGIPGAAVSVVADGQVLTSRGYGLADTGTESGTARPVDPDDTLFRVGSVSKVVSATAVMQLVEEGRLDLDADVQQYLDFDLDTPKGAVTLRHLLTHTSGFEEVITGLIGVAGSERDLGDVMRTDPPEQVFVPGTTPAYSNYGASLAGYVAERVAGKPFVDLAQQEVLDRADMASSSFAQPLPADLDARLAKGYPDDAQPSYPTEVVNAAPAGVLSATASDMARFMLGHLGDLPADQALLDPATLDEMHRPALGADQLGTLAAGQRMDLAFFDDSTPGVPAFGHDGDTNVFHTAMRMFPESDAGIFVTFNGNGRDAVDTLELRTTVLQGFADRYLRADDGTAGSAGAPTGDPEAAAALAGTWLSSRSPFSNPGALLALSGQTEIVPRADGTIAVTPKPLGVTTGVYEKAGDDLWREVGGDAVLATRASADGGPVDAISWGASFTLLRAEPWQVASVAMPLLLASVAVLLVSVIVGPATALAGFGRRRAARADATVTVAPRPRRSRAHLLSRIGQAVTLVALLGWTAAAVQALSFVDVPAGALRTLQGLQVLGALAVIPAALAAWQAVRTRRGAWIVAGRILVALALVAVAGFAVGFRLLAPSVSY; translated from the coding sequence ATGGACACGACACCCCGCTCCACCCCCGCCGCCCCGATCCGCGGCCGCCGACCCCGGCGCCTCGCCGCGACCGTCGGCGCGCTCGCCCTGGCCGTCGCCCTCCCGCTCGCCGCGGGCGCCGCGACGACCGCGACCCCCGCGGATCCGCCGCCCCCGGCCCCGCCGCAGCACCAGCAGGGCGGCCACGACCTCACGAAGGACGACCTCGACGCCTGGCTCGACGGCGTCGTCGGCTCCGCGCTGCCGACCACCGGGATCCCCGGGGCCGCCGTCTCCGTCGTCGCCGATGGCCAGGTGCTCACCTCCCGCGGCTACGGCCTCGCCGACACCGGCACCGAGAGCGGAACCGCCCGCCCGGTGGATCCCGACGACACCCTCTTCCGCGTCGGCTCCGTCTCCAAGGTGGTCTCCGCCACCGCCGTCATGCAGCTCGTGGAGGAGGGACGCCTCGACCTCGACGCCGACGTGCAGCAGTACCTCGACTTCGACCTCGACACCCCGAAGGGCGCCGTCACCCTGCGGCACCTCCTCACCCACACGTCCGGGTTCGAGGAGGTCATCACGGGCCTCATCGGCGTGGCCGGCAGCGAGCGCGACCTCGGCGACGTGATGAGGACGGATCCGCCGGAGCAGGTCTTCGTCCCCGGCACCACCCCCGCCTACTCGAACTACGGCGCCAGCCTCGCGGGCTACGTCGCCGAGCGCGTGGCCGGGAAGCCGTTCGTCGACCTCGCGCAGCAGGAGGTGCTCGACCGCGCCGACATGGCCTCGTCGTCGTTCGCGCAGCCGCTCCCCGCCGACCTCGACGCGCGCCTCGCCAAGGGCTACCCGGACGACGCGCAGCCCTCCTACCCGACGGAGGTCGTCAACGCGGCCCCGGCCGGCGTGCTCTCCGCGACCGCGTCCGACATGGCCCGCTTCATGCTCGGCCACCTCGGCGACCTGCCCGCCGACCAGGCGCTGCTGGATCCCGCCACCCTCGACGAGATGCACCGCCCGGCCCTGGGCGCCGACCAGCTCGGCACCCTCGCCGCCGGCCAGCGCATGGACCTCGCCTTCTTCGACGACAGCACGCCCGGCGTCCCGGCCTTCGGCCACGACGGCGACACCAACGTCTTCCACACGGCCATGCGCATGTTCCCGGAGAGCGACGCCGGCATCTTCGTGACCTTCAACGGCAACGGCCGCGACGCCGTCGACACCCTGGAGCTCCGCACGACCGTGCTGCAGGGCTTCGCCGACCGGTACCTGCGCGCCGACGACGGCACCGCCGGATCCGCCGGCGCGCCCACGGGCGACCCCGAGGCCGCCGCCGCGCTCGCCGGAACCTGGCTCTCCTCCCGCTCCCCGTTCTCGAACCCGGGCGCGCTCCTGGCCCTCAGCGGGCAGACCGAGATCGTCCCGCGCGCCGACGGGACCATCGCGGTCACCCCGAAGCCGCTCGGCGTCACGACGGGCGTCTACGAGAAGGCGGGCGACGACCTGTGGCGCGAGGTGGGCGGCGACGCCGTGCTCGCGACCCGCGCCTCCGCCGACGGGGGCCCGGTCGACGCGATCTCCTGGGGCGCGTCGTTCACGCTGCTCCGAGCGGAGCCGTGGCAGGTCGCGTCCGTCGCGATGCCCCTGCTGCTCGCGTCCGTCGCCGTGCTGCTCGTGTCGGTGATCGTGGGGCCGGCCACCGCGCTCGCCGGGTTCGGACGCCGACGGGCCGCCCGCGCGGACGCGACCGTCACCGTGGCGCCGCGTCCCCGTCGCAGCCGCGCCCACCTGCTCTCCCGCATCGGCCAGGCCGTGACGCTCGTCGCGCTCCTCGGCTGGACGGCCGCGGCCGTGCAGGCGCTCTCGTTCGTCGACGTCCCCGCCGGCGCGCTCCGCACCCTGCAGGGGCTGCAGGTCCTCGGCGCCCTCGCGGTGATCCCCGCCGCGCTCGCCGCGTGGCAGGCCGTGCGGACGCGGCGCGGCGCGTGGATCGTCGCCGGACGGATCCTCGTCGCCCTCGCGCTGGTCGCCGTCGCCGGCTTCGCGGTCGGCTTCCGCCTGCTCGCGCCGAGCGTGAGCTACTGA